A section of the Candidatus Dormiibacterota bacterium genome encodes:
- a CDS encoding beta-ketoacyl-[acyl-carrier-protein] synthase family protein yields MTTSWPAAERRVVITGVGPITAIGTGSHDLWESVLAGRSGVVLKQQKFGGVACGSFPVAAVPEFSLTTLGLPSGRLRTLMQNGAEDDIDLQYLVAASHLAIQDSGLRHDPDQNRVALVLTHENPGMDRYVGKVLETALRLSDGGQPGRRDPQTLFTQLYRDHSPYVYGTHSFLYLHRVARVLGVHGPSLFINNACASGLYAIEAAALMIRSGQTEAAVVAGADHPLLITKFLWFDGHGLYARDGVMRPFDDRRSGLVLGDGAAAVVLEDFEAARDRGARIYAEYMGGGFNQEAWKVTMPCVSGDYCARAFRDALERTGVKAEEIDLVNPHGTATALWDAYEARTLTSIFGKGFEKPLVTALKPYVGHMLGASALAEVVILLLAMEADVVPATLNCERPDAKLAIRPVRETSGAPLRTVVKMSSGFGGFNAVGVFRKVTVETADESQTPAPAGKGP; encoded by the coding sequence ATGACGACTTCATGGCCTGCCGCTGAACGACGGGTCGTCATCACCGGGGTCGGACCGATCACGGCGATCGGCACCGGCTCGCACGATCTCTGGGAATCCGTCCTGGCGGGGCGGAGCGGCGTCGTTCTGAAGCAGCAGAAGTTCGGCGGCGTCGCGTGTGGCAGCTTCCCGGTGGCGGCGGTCCCCGAGTTCTCCTTGACGACCCTCGGGCTGCCTTCCGGACGTCTCCGGACGCTCATGCAGAACGGCGCCGAGGACGACATCGACCTCCAATACCTCGTCGCCGCATCGCACCTGGCGATCCAGGACAGCGGGCTGCGGCACGACCCCGACCAGAATCGCGTCGCCCTCGTCCTGACGCACGAGAATCCCGGCATGGACAGGTACGTCGGCAAGGTGCTGGAGACGGCCCTCAGGCTCTCGGACGGTGGGCAGCCGGGCAGGCGCGACCCGCAGACGCTGTTCACCCAGCTCTACCGCGATCACTCGCCTTACGTGTACGGAACGCATTCTTTCCTCTATCTGCACAGGGTGGCCCGCGTGCTGGGGGTTCACGGGCCGTCGCTGTTCATCAACAACGCCTGCGCCTCCGGCCTGTACGCCATCGAGGCCGCGGCGCTCATGATCCGCTCCGGGCAGACGGAAGCGGCGGTCGTCGCCGGCGCCGATCATCCGCTCCTGATCACTAAATTCCTGTGGTTCGACGGTCACGGACTGTACGCCCGGGACGGGGTGATGCGGCCGTTCGACGACCGCCGCAGCGGTCTGGTCCTGGGGGATGGCGCGGCGGCCGTGGTCCTCGAAGACTTCGAGGCGGCGCGTGACCGCGGCGCCCGCATCTACGCCGAGTACATGGGGGGAGGCTTCAACCAGGAGGCCTGGAAGGTGACCATGCCATGCGTCTCGGGCGACTACTGCGCGCGCGCCTTCAGGGACGCACTCGAGAGAACGGGTGTAAAAGCTGAAGAGATCGACCTGGTCAATCCGCACGGGACGGCCACCGCGCTGTGGGACGCCTACGAAGCCCGGACGCTCACGTCGATTTTTGGAAAGGGTTTCGAGAAGCCGCTCGTCACGGCGCTCAAACCGTACGTCGGCCACATGCTGGGCGCGAGCGCGCTTGCCGAGGTCGTCATCCTCCTCCTCGCCATGGAGGCCGACGTGGTGCCCGCCACGCTCAACTGCGAGAGACCCGATGCGAAGCTTGCCATTCGTCCGGTCCGGGAGACGTCAGGCGCTCCCCTGAGGACGGTCGTGAAGATGTCGTCGGGCTTCGGTGGCTTCAACGCGGTCGGGGTGTTCAGGAAGGTGACGGTCGAGACGGCGGACGAGTCGCAGACTCCGGCGCCGGCGGGCAAGGGTCCTTGA
- a CDS encoding outer membrane lipoprotein-sorting protein gives MRRGDRPDVWTIVLGLVILWADASLVVASPGTLPEAHEVVERADDIRNPALSYTAEVRITTVAATGREDTSLYRVFIKGRSRSFVEFLEPAQYKGMALLMSGDDSWLYLPSIGRATRVSSYQGLTGNVANGDIARLNFLEDYEATGVVADILDGRDTYRVMLNARRPSVTYRQVALWVERETFRPLRAEFFTVSGRLLKTGVYGDYRDVLGGTRPTRLTLQDATEGGGRSIMEFRNFEKKDLPDRMFTRTYISRPR, from the coding sequence TTGAGAAGGGGCGACCGTCCCGATGTCTGGACGATCGTCCTCGGCCTGGTGATCCTGTGGGCGGACGCGTCGCTGGTCGTGGCGTCGCCAGGCACCCTGCCTGAGGCGCACGAGGTCGTCGAGCGGGCCGATGACATCCGGAACCCGGCTCTGAGCTATACGGCGGAAGTGCGAATCACCACGGTGGCGGCCACGGGGCGGGAGGACACGTCCCTCTACCGGGTTTTCATCAAGGGGCGGAGTCGATCCTTCGTGGAGTTCCTGGAGCCGGCGCAGTACAAGGGGATGGCACTGTTGATGTCGGGGGACGACTCGTGGCTTTATCTGCCCAGCATCGGCCGGGCGACACGCGTCTCGTCGTACCAGGGACTCACCGGCAACGTCGCCAATGGCGACATCGCCCGCCTGAATTTCCTTGAGGACTACGAGGCGACGGGCGTGGTCGCCGACATCCTGGACGGCCGCGACACCTACCGCGTCATGCTCAACGCGCGCCGTCCGAGCGTCACGTACCGCCAGGTCGCCCTGTGGGTCGAGCGTGAGACTTTTCGCCCTCTGCGGGCGGAGTTCTTCACCGTCTCGGGGCGGCTCCTGAAGACCGGAGTGTACGGCGACTATCGGGACGTGCTGGGGGGGACCCGGCCGACGCGGCTGACGCTTCAGGATGCGACGGAGGGGGGCGGGCGCTCGATCATGGAGTTTCGCAACTTCGAGAAGAAGGATCTGCCGGACCGGATGTTCACGCGCACCTACATCTCGCGTCCGCGGTGA
- a CDS encoding DUF1302 family protein has product MKEKKCRHWNALPFRPVVGFTAVLVLGGPMMKTARAAPDSSGVDGGGWTIEWDGTLRGEVALRTDPPRALSKERNLVQLRTVAAGAGPIAVTVAVRGFYDAAYDLTDRYPKEVEHALGSEGTLREAFLEWSREALSIRVGKQQVVWGEAFGRFLTDIVVPKDLREFILPDFEYIRIPLWMLEGTWTRGDAAIQAVLVPDLKYSVFAPQGADFAPRPEGPAGQTIVDATRKPSRTWRNIESGIRFSCLRSGWDVSALAFRGFDDLPVSFRRIDSAPGGGSIVHMTPGPVRLTTVGGTVSKGRGRAIYRGELAYDFGRWFPSTRPAEEDGVARADLLGVIAGVDLALPRRSTLGIQILHQEVIGSSAGLKGPAGPTALLLRGMLWEARGRWSAGLEAHFGLDGDSMIRPRIGYRFTNGLQAEAGFDLFAGPPDSFYGQFSEEGRFDMEISYRFSAGFR; this is encoded by the coding sequence GTGAAGGAGAAAAAGTGTCGACACTGGAACGCGCTCCCGTTCCGCCCGGTGGTCGGCTTCACTGCGGTGCTGGTGCTGGGGGGCCCGATGATGAAGACGGCGCGGGCCGCGCCGGATTCCTCCGGTGTGGACGGGGGCGGATGGACGATCGAGTGGGATGGCACGCTGCGCGGCGAGGTGGCCCTTCGGACCGACCCTCCCCGTGCGCTCAGCAAGGAGAGGAATCTTGTCCAGCTGCGGACGGTGGCCGCCGGGGCGGGCCCGATCGCAGTCACCGTTGCCGTGCGGGGTTTCTACGATGCCGCCTACGATCTCACGGATCGATATCCGAAAGAGGTCGAGCATGCGCTCGGGTCGGAGGGGACACTGCGCGAGGCGTTTCTGGAGTGGTCACGGGAGGCGCTGTCGATCCGCGTCGGGAAGCAGCAGGTGGTCTGGGGCGAGGCGTTCGGTCGGTTCCTGACCGACATCGTCGTTCCCAAGGACCTGCGGGAGTTCATCCTCCCGGACTTCGAGTACATTCGCATCCCGCTCTGGATGTTGGAAGGGACGTGGACACGTGGGGACGCGGCCATCCAGGCGGTCCTGGTACCGGACCTCAAGTACTCGGTCTTCGCGCCGCAGGGAGCCGATTTCGCGCCCCGTCCCGAGGGGCCCGCGGGCCAGACGATCGTCGATGCGACGCGCAAGCCATCCCGCACGTGGCGCAACATCGAGTCGGGGATTCGTTTCTCCTGCCTCAGGTCGGGGTGGGATGTTTCGGCCCTGGCGTTCCGTGGCTTCGACGACCTCCCAGTCTCCTTCCGGAGGATCGACAGCGCTCCAGGGGGCGGATCGATCGTCCACATGACACCCGGGCCGGTGCGTCTGACCACGGTGGGCGGGACGGTGTCGAAGGGCCGCGGCCGGGCTATCTACCGTGGGGAGCTGGCTTACGACTTCGGCCGATGGTTTCCCTCCACGAGACCTGCCGAGGAGGACGGCGTCGCCAGGGCGGACCTCCTGGGCGTGATCGCCGGTGTCGATCTGGCCCTGCCGAGGCGTTCGACGCTCGGCATCCAGATCCTGCACCAGGAGGTCATCGGGTCTTCGGCCGGCCTCAAGGGGCCGGCCGGCCCCACGGCCTTGCTCCTGCGAGGTATGCTTTGGGAGGCACGGGGTCGCTGGTCGGCGGGACTCGAGGCGCACTTCGGCCTGGACGGCGATTCGATGATTCGCCCCCGGATAGGCTACCGCTTCACGAACGGCCTGCAGGCGGAGGCCGGCTTCGATCTGTTCGCAGGTCCGCCGGACTCCTTCTACGGCCAGTTCAGCGAGGAGGGTCGCTTCGATATGGAGATCTCGTATCGCTTTTCGGCGGGGTTCCGGTAA
- a CDS encoding acyl carrier protein, translated as MIEIRDELIARIARMAEIPAASVKEDVPLRDQGVDSLMAMELVAFIEKRLGIEIPEGDIPKVRTLNDILDKVRQYAGEK; from the coding sequence ATGATCGAGATCCGTGACGAGCTCATCGCCCGGATCGCCAGGATGGCGGAAATTCCCGCGGCGAGCGTGAAGGAGGACGTTCCTCTCCGCGACCAGGGTGTCGATTCCCTGATGGCGATGGAGCTCGTCGCTTTCATCGAAAAGAGGCTGGGGATCGAGATCCCCGAAGGAGACATCCCGAAGGTGCGCACTCTCAACGACATCCTCGACAAGGTCCGGCAGTACGCGGGAGAGAAGTAG
- a CDS encoding beta-ketoacyl-[acyl-carrier-protein] synthase family protein, with translation MTRAVVVTGMGLVTPIGSTLDTFWQALLSGKSGARPIRSFDTSVFKHRVGCEVLDFAADSSAGRGATRQGRATRMAIAAGERSLSDAGLENSLPPERTAVVLGTTLGEPQFLEELAERWALDAPPPEGWAEVVAHRCDSAATALASRFRVHGPVQTIPTACAAGNYAIARAVDLIRSDRVDLAMVGGAEAFSRLAFVGFVRLHAMAPDRCRPFDRDRKGLLLGEGAGILVLEEEERARRRGARIYARVLGYGLSCDAYHITGPHPEGRGAAQAMTRALENSRVASDEVEYINAHGTGTINNDRVETLAIKSVMGSRARSVPVSSIKALTGHMMGASSSVEAIACALAIDRGVLPPTWNLETPDPECDLDYLPGRPRELRPRVVLNNSYAFGGNNATLVFGRP, from the coding sequence ATGACGCGCGCGGTCGTCGTCACCGGGATGGGTCTCGTGACGCCGATCGGGTCGACGCTCGACACGTTCTGGCAGGCGCTCCTTTCGGGGAAGTCCGGCGCCCGGCCGATCCGGAGCTTCGACACTTCGGTCTTCAAGCACCGGGTCGGGTGCGAGGTGCTGGACTTCGCCGCAGATTCCAGCGCCGGGCGCGGCGCGACGCGCCAGGGCCGCGCGACACGGATGGCGATCGCGGCCGGAGAACGGAGCCTCTCGGACGCGGGACTGGAGAACAGCCTTCCTCCCGAGAGAACCGCTGTCGTGCTGGGAACGACATTGGGGGAGCCGCAGTTTCTGGAAGAGCTGGCGGAGCGCTGGGCTCTCGACGCGCCTCCTCCAGAGGGCTGGGCCGAGGTGGTGGCCCATCGGTGTGACAGCGCGGCGACGGCCCTGGCCTCCCGTTTCAGGGTGCACGGTCCCGTGCAGACGATACCGACGGCCTGCGCCGCGGGGAACTACGCAATCGCCCGCGCCGTGGACCTGATCCGTTCGGACAGGGTCGATCTGGCGATGGTCGGGGGAGCGGAAGCCTTCTCCCGCCTCGCATTCGTCGGGTTCGTCCGCCTGCACGCCATGGCGCCCGACAGGTGCCGGCCGTTCGACCGCGATCGAAAGGGGCTCCTCCTCGGGGAGGGGGCGGGGATTCTGGTTCTGGAGGAAGAGGAGCGCGCGCGGCGGCGCGGGGCGCGGATATACGCGAGGGTGCTGGGCTACGGACTGAGCTGCGACGCGTATCACATCACCGGGCCGCATCCCGAGGGGCGCGGGGCCGCCCAGGCCATGACCAGGGCCCTGGAGAATTCTCGAGTGGCGTCCGACGAGGTCGAATACATCAACGCGCACGGCACCGGTACGATCAACAACGACCGTGTCGAGACGCTGGCCATCAAGTCGGTGATGGGGTCTCGGGCCCGAAGCGTGCCGGTGAGCTCGATCAAGGCGCTCACGGGTCACATGATGGGGGCGTCCAGCAGCGTGGAGGCGATTGCCTGTGCCCTGGCCATCGACCGCGGCGTCCTCCCGCCGACCTGGAACCTGGAGACGCCGGATCCCGAGTGCGACCTCGACTACCTGCCGGGGCGGCCGCGCGAGCTGCGCCCGCGGGTCGTCCTGAACAACTCCTATGCCTTCGGAGGAAACAATGCCACTCTCGTCTTCGGCCGCCCCTGA